One genomic region from Rattus norvegicus strain BN/NHsdMcwi chromosome 10, GRCr8, whole genome shotgun sequence encodes:
- the Or1f34 gene encoding olfactory receptor Olr1376 has product MRGTNQSSVSEFLLLGLSRQPQQQQLLFLLFLTMYLATVLGNLLIILAISTDSRLHTPMYFFLSNLSFVDVCFSSTTVPKVLANHILRVQTISFSGCLTQMYFLFMFVDLDNFLLAVMAYDRYVAICHPLNYTTKMTHKLCVLMVAGSWVTANLNILLPTLLIAQLSFCGDNIIPHFFCDVTPLLKLSCSDTHLNELLILTEGAVIMVTPFVCILISYIHITCAVLRVSSPRGGWKAFSTCGSHLAVVCLFYGTIIAVYFNPSSAHSPEKDTAATVLYTVVTPMLNPLIYSLRNRDLKAALQKFVQGHTFSVL; this is encoded by the coding sequence ATGAGAGGCACCAACCAGTCGAGCGTCTCTGAATTCCTCCTCCTGGGACTCTCCAGacagccccagcagcagcagctcctcttCCTGCTTTTCCTCACCATGTACCTGGCCACTGTCCTGGGAAACCTGCTCATCATCCTGGCCATCAGCACAGACTCTCGCctgcacacccccatgtacttcttcctcagcaaCCTGTCCTTTGTGGATGTCTGCTTCTCCTCCACCACTGTCCCCAAGGTACTGGCCAACCACATACTCAGGGTTCAGACTATTTCCTTTTCTGGGTGTCTTACACAGATGTATTTCCTTTTCATGTTTGTGGACCTGGATAATTTCCTGCTGGctgtgatggcctatgaccgGTATGTGGCCATATGCCACCCTTTAAACTACACAACCAAGATGACCCATAAACTCTGTGTCTTGATGGTGGCTGGATCCTGGGTCACTGCCAACCTCAATATCCTTTTACCCACTCTTCTCATAGCTCAACTCTCCTTCTGTGGGGACAACATCATCccccacttcttctgtgatgtgacTCCCCTCCTGAAACTCTCCTGCTCAGACACACATCTTAATGAACTGTTGATTCTTACAGAGGGAGCTGTGATCATGGTCACCCCATTTGTCTGCATCCTGATCTCCTACATCCACATCACTTGTGCTGTCCTGAGAGTCTCATCCCCTAGGGGAGGATGGAAAGCCTTCTCCACCTGTGGCTCCCACCTGGCTGTGGTCTGCCTCTTCTATGGCACCATCATCGCTGTGTATTTTAACCCCTCATCTGCCCATTCACCTGAGAAGGACACAGCAGCCACTGTGTTGTACACAGTGGTGACTCCCATGCTGAACCCCCTTATCTATAGCCTGAGGAACAGGGACCTGAAAGCCGCTCTACAAAAATTTGTCCAGGGACACACTTTTTCTGTTCTGTGA
- the Or1f34 gene encoding olfactory receptor Olr1376 isoform X1: MRGTNQSSVSEFLLLGLSRQPQQQQLLFLLFLTMYLATVLGNLLIILAISTDSRLHTPMYFFLSNLSFVDVCFSSTTVPKVLANHILRVQTISFSGCLTQMYFLFMFVDLDNFLLAVMAYDRYVAICHPLNYTTKMTHKLCVLMVAGSWVTANLNILLPTLLIAQLSFCGDNIIPHFFCDVTPLLKLSCSDTHLNELLILTEGAVIMVTPFVCILISYIHITCAVLRVSSPRGGWKAFSTCGSHLAVVCLFYGTIIAVYFNPSSAHSPEKDTAATVLYTVVTPMLNPLIYSLRNRDLKAALQKFLNQHHLLKMLSFFHWLVLAPLSKIK; encoded by the exons ATGAGAGGCACCAACCAGTCGAGCGTCTCTGAATTCCTCCTCCTGGGACTCTCCAGacagccccagcagcagcagctcctcttCCTGCTTTTCCTCACCATGTACCTGGCCACTGTCCTGGGAAACCTGCTCATCATCCTGGCCATCAGCACAGACTCTCGCctgcacacccccatgtacttcttcctcagcaaCCTGTCCTTTGTGGATGTCTGCTTCTCCTCCACCACTGTCCCCAAGGTACTGGCCAACCACATACTCAGGGTTCAGACTATTTCCTTTTCTGGGTGTCTTACACAGATGTATTTCCTTTTCATGTTTGTGGACCTGGATAATTTCCTGCTGGctgtgatggcctatgaccgGTATGTGGCCATATGCCACCCTTTAAACTACACAACCAAGATGACCCATAAACTCTGTGTCTTGATGGTGGCTGGATCCTGGGTCACTGCCAACCTCAATATCCTTTTACCCACTCTTCTCATAGCTCAACTCTCCTTCTGTGGGGACAACATCATCccccacttcttctgtgatgtgacTCCCCTCCTGAAACTCTCCTGCTCAGACACACATCTTAATGAACTGTTGATTCTTACAGAGGGAGCTGTGATCATGGTCACCCCATTTGTCTGCATCCTGATCTCCTACATCCACATCACTTGTGCTGTCCTGAGAGTCTCATCCCCTAGGGGAGGATGGAAAGCCTTCTCCACCTGTGGCTCCCACCTGGCTGTGGTCTGCCTCTTCTATGGCACCATCATCGCTGTGTATTTTAACCCCTCATCTGCCCATTCACCTGAGAAGGACACAGCAGCCACTGTGTTGTACACAGTGGTGACTCCCATGCTGAACCCCCTTATCTATAGCCTGAGGAACAGGGACCTGAAAGCCGCTCTACAAAAATTT ttgaaccagcaccatttgctgaaaatgctatcttttttccattggttggttttggctcctttgtcaaaaatcaagtga